A section of the Methanofollis sp. UBA420 genome encodes:
- a CDS encoding lectin like domain-containing protein: MTPRQQCLIILLVCVGLALLGMPGATALTNTTLLFPDEQEYFPGAGASPAAGADLRVEAAPLNPAFVRYQEEQEATSAENDIALLCAAAPEAPENESFPPLDGLIPSPATIFWSGNPVSTLSAPPSESYFNLADEGRVTPVKDQGKCGSCWTFASLGSLESALLTDGLGAWDLSENNMKNTHGFDGGPCDGGNPFMATAYLARWSGPVDESDDPYLLPMPLNDSPAGLAPVMQVQNVTFLPPRDGPLDNDLIKTTIKEEGGLYTSFRVNLSCFGPNATTYYLPENSTAKLDGGHAVLLVGWDDTYPAANFVETPPGDGAFIAKNSWGTSLGDHGYFYISYYDRYFGRFVNRSNTYIGDDRAAVLFTGEPVETYDHIYQYDPLGWTESIGTGASTTAYGANVFAAEHYEELHAVSFYTREPGTAYEVVVDLMQDGFVRRAYAADGTMALPGYHTLPLATPVPLGPGDIFSVTLKLTAPTDTRPLVVEMPFEHYSSNATAAPGQSYVSADGVHWKDLTTYVPDTNLCIKAFTRDPLRVPEDHATIQEAVDTVLSGGMVLVGDGVYVENVVVDHPLTLAGSHDAVIDGNGGTALTLTGSTITVRGFTLTNGDDGVLATGEDITLMDVNVTDCSGDGIALEGASRASIVLTDVRGAGHAGLRVNDSVRVGVALSDLSENGESGVNVSRSTDVWFVGVNVTVNGGDGISLASQDSFMVADCVIAGNAGTGLALDGVKNGEVFETAMTENGWNLRLVPFPGYESTVVVDETNTVDGRPVYVWTGREDAVVPDDAGMVYLFGCRNITAEDLTLSGTYVGLTVFNSTGITVRNVTATGNYAGAICKDLDDFLIDASAFVGNEFSGLSCFGCTASTVTGSLIADNGIGAYLFAASPGDTVLWHNTFANNTRGHLPAVNSVSLNSTLPISYRYNNTYFTHVLGNFWDDYAGNDTDGDGIGETPYSITGLNDTCPLVAPADRYVLSVPPPPATGGDGGGDPDYSVDAAGGLDPGESATLSFDRTAVSSITLTAAERIDGVMITLEPAADGPEGLAGSVYQYILADLTYTTDDALAEAVFTFSVPASWLKEHDLSPAGVALWRHHNETWTSLQTEVVRETADRIYFLAVSPGFSYFAIATGPDPVPTVTPPVPAEVTASAATNATAVHTPTTTPTANVTAVHTATPAPAATPTPQQSPIFPVIPLGAAGLAALLLARRR, translated from the coding sequence ATGACTCCCCGGCAACAATGTCTTATAATACTGCTCGTCTGCGTGGGGCTTGCCCTTCTCGGGATGCCCGGTGCGACCGCACTCACGAATACGACACTTCTCTTTCCAGACGAACAGGAATATTTCCCCGGTGCAGGCGCCTCCCCGGCCGCCGGCGCCGACCTCCGCGTGGAGGCCGCACCCCTGAACCCGGCATTCGTCCGGTATCAGGAGGAGCAGGAGGCGACCTCGGCTGAAAACGACATTGCGCTCCTCTGTGCGGCCGCCCCTGAGGCCCCGGAGAACGAGTCCTTCCCCCCTCTGGACGGACTTATCCCCTCGCCCGCCACCATTTTCTGGTCGGGCAATCCGGTTTCAACTCTCTCCGCCCCGCCCTCTGAGTCTTATTTCAACCTCGCCGACGAAGGGCGGGTGACCCCGGTGAAGGACCAGGGAAAGTGTGGATCCTGCTGGACCTTCGCCTCCCTCGGGTCGCTTGAGTCCGCGCTCCTCACCGACGGGTTGGGCGCGTGGGACCTCTCTGAGAACAACATGAAGAATACCCATGGTTTTGACGGGGGGCCCTGCGACGGCGGCAACCCCTTCATGGCGACCGCCTACCTTGCCCGGTGGTCCGGACCGGTGGACGAGAGCGACGATCCCTATTTACTACCCATGCCGTTGAACGACTCACCCGCCGGTCTTGCGCCGGTGATGCAGGTGCAGAACGTCACCTTCCTCCCGCCGCGTGACGGCCCCCTCGACAACGACCTGATCAAGACGACGATCAAGGAGGAGGGCGGCCTCTATACTTCTTTCCGGGTGAACCTCTCCTGCTTCGGGCCGAACGCGACCACCTATTACCTGCCCGAGAATAGCACCGCAAAACTCGATGGCGGCCACGCCGTCCTCCTTGTCGGCTGGGACGACACCTACCCGGCGGCGAACTTCGTCGAAACACCGCCCGGCGACGGCGCCTTCATCGCCAAAAACTCGTGGGGCACCTCGCTCGGGGACCATGGTTACTTCTACATCTCCTACTATGATCGGTACTTCGGGCGCTTCGTGAACCGGAGCAATACGTATATTGGTGATGATCGGGCGGCCGTGCTCTTCACCGGCGAACCGGTCGAGACCTACGACCACATCTACCAGTACGACCCCCTTGGCTGGACAGAGAGCATCGGTACCGGCGCCTCGACGACGGCGTACGGTGCGAACGTCTTCGCAGCGGAACACTACGAAGAACTCCATGCTGTGAGTTTCTACACCCGCGAACCCGGCACGGCGTACGAGGTCGTGGTCGATCTCATGCAAGATGGTTTCGTCCGCCGTGCCTACGCCGCGGACGGGACGATGGCGCTCCCCGGCTACCACACCCTTCCCCTCGCCACCCCCGTGCCCCTCGGCCCGGGCGATATATTCTCGGTGACCCTCAAACTCACCGCCCCGACCGACACCCGCCCTCTCGTTGTCGAGATGCCTTTCGAGCATTATTCGAGCAACGCCACCGCCGCACCTGGCCAGAGTTATGTGAGCGCCGACGGGGTGCACTGGAAAGACCTGACCACGTATGTCCCGGATACCAACCTCTGCATCAAGGCCTTCACGCGCGACCCCCTCAGAGTGCCCGAGGACCATGCCACCATCCAGGAGGCCGTCGACACCGTACTGTCCGGTGGGATGGTCCTCGTCGGAGATGGGGTCTATGTCGAGAACGTCGTCGTCGATCACCCCCTCACCCTCGCCGGGTCGCACGACGCCGTCATCGACGGCAACGGCGGGACCGCGCTCACCCTGACCGGGTCGACCATCACCGTCAGGGGCTTCACTCTCACCAATGGTGACGACGGCGTCCTTGCCACCGGTGAGGACATCACGCTCATGGACGTGAATGTCACCGATTGCAGCGGCGACGGCATCGCTCTCGAAGGTGCGTCGCGGGCCTCCATTGTCCTGACTGACGTCCGCGGCGCAGGGCACGCGGGTCTCCGCGTCAATGATTCCGTGCGGGTCGGCGTGGCCCTCTCCGATCTCTCGGAGAACGGTGAAAGCGGCGTCAATGTTTCCCGGTCAACCGACGTCTGGTTCGTCGGCGTGAATGTCACGGTAAATGGAGGGGACGGGATATCTCTCGCCTCCCAGGACTCCTTTATGGTGGCGGATTGTGTCATTGCCGGGAATGCCGGGACAGGCCTTGCCCTCGACGGTGTGAAGAACGGCGAAGTGTTCGAGACAGCGATGACCGAAAACGGATGGAACCTCCGCCTCGTCCCCTTCCCGGGATATGAGAGTACCGTCGTGGTTGACGAGACGAACACTGTCGACGGCAGACCTGTCTATGTCTGGACCGGACGGGAGGACGCGGTCGTGCCCGACGACGCAGGTATGGTGTACCTCTTCGGGTGCCGGAACATCACCGCGGAGGATCTCACCCTCTCGGGTACCTATGTCGGCCTCACCGTCTTCAACTCCACCGGCATCACAGTCAGAAATGTCACGGCCACCGGCAATTATGCCGGGGCGATCTGCAAGGACCTGGACGACTTCTTGATCGATGCCTCCGCCTTCGTGGGCAACGAGTTTTCGGGGCTTTCCTGTTTCGGCTGCACGGCGTCTACCGTCACCGGTTCGCTCATCGCCGATAACGGCATTGGCGCGTACCTTTTTGCCGCGAGTCCGGGCGATACGGTTCTCTGGCACAACACCTTTGCAAACAACACCCGCGGCCACCTCCCCGCCGTGAACTCGGTCTCCCTGAATTCTACCCTGCCGATCTCGTACCGGTATAATAACACTTATTTCACGCATGTCCTCGGGAACTTCTGGGACGACTATGCTGGCAACGACACCGACGGCGACGGCATCGGCGAGACGCCATACTCCATCACGGGCCTCAACGACACCTGCCCGCTGGTCGCACCGGCAGACAGGTACGTGCTCTCCGTGCCTCCTCCGCCCGCTACCGGAGGGGATGGGGGCGGCGACCCTGACTATTCTGTTGACGCTGCGGGAGGTCTGGACCCCGGTGAGTCCGCGACCCTCTCCTTCGACCGCACGGCGGTCTCCAGCATCACCCTCACCGCCGCGGAGCGGATTGACGGGGTCATGATCACCCTCGAGCCTGCGGCAGACGGCCCGGAGGGCCTCGCTGGTTCTGTCTACCAGTACATTCTGGCCGACCTGACGTACACGACCGACGACGCCCTCGCGGAGGCGGTCTTCACCTTCTCTGTGCCGGCATCCTGGCTGAAAGAGCACGATCTCTCGCCTGCAGGTGTCGCCCTCTGGCGGCACCACAACGAGACCTGGACGTCTCTCCAGACTGAGGTCGTCAGGGAGACTGCCGATCGCATCTATTTCCTTGCTGTCTCACCGGGCTTCTCGTACTTCGCCATTGCGACCGGCCCTGATCCGGTTCCGACGGTGACCCCGCCTGTGCCTGCAGAGGTCACTGCATCGGCTGCGACGAACGCGACTGCGGTGCACACTCCGACAACTACTCCGACGGCGAATGTAACTGCCGTGCACACCGCAACACCCGCGCCAGCAGCGACCCCCACCCCGCAGCAGAGTCCAATCTTCCCTGTCATACCTCTTGGCGCGGCTGGTCTTGCTGCTCTCCTCCTTGCCCGGAGGAGATGA
- a CDS encoding TIGR00266 family protein encodes MRYEIIGDNLQMVKLTLSPGEKINAEAGAMVNMSGNMQMDSHMKGGLFGGLKRILTNESIFLTEFTPQGREGFVSFAGNVPGRIFPVDVNGKEFIAQKDAYLCSEEGVNLDIAFTKKLRSGFFGGEGFILQRLHGNGRVFLHCCGDTIEMDLAAGETVRVETGLVVGFDSTVEYSIELAGGVKTVFFGGEGLFLTTLTGPGKVVLQSMDIAKLASSLMPFLPHDSSGSGSGGFQIGI; translated from the coding sequence ATGAGATACGAGATTATCGGGGACAACCTCCAGATGGTGAAACTCACCCTCTCCCCTGGCGAGAAGATCAATGCAGAGGCTGGCGCCATGGTGAACATGAGCGGGAACATGCAGATGGACTCCCACATGAAGGGCGGCCTCTTCGGCGGACTCAAGAGGATACTCACCAACGAGAGCATCTTCCTGACCGAGTTCACCCCTCAGGGCCGGGAAGGCTTTGTCTCCTTCGCCGGGAACGTGCCGGGCCGGATCTTTCCCGTGGACGTGAACGGGAAGGAGTTCATCGCCCAGAAGGATGCCTACCTCTGTTCCGAAGAGGGCGTGAACCTCGACATCGCCTTTACAAAGAAGCTGCGGTCCGGGTTCTTCGGCGGCGAGGGTTTCATCCTCCAGCGCCTCCATGGGAACGGCAGAGTCTTCCTCCACTGCTGCGGCGACACCATCGAGATGGACCTCGCGGCCGGGGAGACGGTGCGGGTGGAGACCGGCCTTGTGGTCGGCTTCGACTCGACGGTCGAGTACTCCATCGAACTGGCCGGCGGCGTGAAGACGGTCTTCTTCGGCGGCGAAGGACTCTTCCTGACGACCCTCACAGGACCGGGCAAAGTCGTCCTCCAGTCGATGGACATCGCGAAACTCGCCTCCTCCCTGATGCCCTTCCTGCCCCATGACTCGTCGGGGAGCGGGAGCGGCGGGTTCCAGATCGGGATCTGA
- a CDS encoding PKD domain-containing protein — translation MTRIFPLLLATLLLCALAVLPAAATWTVGCDGNFTTIGTAVANTTVAAGDTLLIRPGTYVETVTVNKRLTLRGDAGATVNGSIKITAAGTTVEGLTVKRAGSTAIEIYGADTVVRGCTVSSGYDGISIESATNCTVEGCTLGGTIPGSGIYLSSAGGSQILDNQVTGCGSPGIMFYGDCPDCIISGNSVQDCSGAGIQLQSGCQGSVVVANTVSNNSGGFMIYGCTGTTTVLRDNVVQKDRFIAVQLESLDSVIVENVTVRDGKFGFILFDVENITLTNSTVTGTGDPGLCARSAVTNSLIANNLFNNTQNLDIRSGTDMTDTRWNTTKTFGKNIHGGPFLGGNYWLTPDGTGFSETHEDRNGDGICDEGYDLGAGCIDHLPLHTCIPTANFTAVPAGGSTPLTVQFADTSYGVPFLSRSWDFGDNSPLVDHTRPSHTFSTNGTHQVTLTVTNAFGSDTMTKTVVALDPPKAVVSANPTEGNAPLTVRFTDASTGCVFERLWTFDDNGATSTDATLPHTFENAGTYNVTLNVSNTYASNETTVKVVVHTAPKADFTFTPTAGLAPLSVTFNDTSTGDVDTWEWDFGDGTNAMGRQHVHTYRDAGNYTVTLTASNAFGSDTATASVRTFEAPAANFTVNPAGGYAPLTVSFTDTSTGDVTGWRWDFGDGSTSTEEHPSHTYASAGTYTVSLMVSNPYASNTTVQKNCIMVEAPAVSGGGGGGHSDASAGAASNIPAGGHTSFGVRNSAIYEVGVTAGERIPEILVTVERKGLPAGADAPAAAVYEYDEVTLYRTPDAALAGASLNFTVPKAWLEARGCAPEDVVLYRYHGGAWQALTTSIVSEDESCYSFVAESPGFSLFAIGVNTPAPEPTVTPAETLTAHPETTGVAETPTAPQQSPLPAGLVVLGLCAALLFLRRR, via the coding sequence GTGACGAGGATTTTTCCCCTCCTCCTTGCAACCCTCCTCCTCTGCGCGCTTGCCGTCCTGCCGGCGGCGGCGACGTGGACGGTCGGGTGCGACGGCAACTTCACCACCATCGGCACGGCGGTCGCGAACACCACGGTGGCGGCCGGCGACACCCTCCTCATACGCCCCGGCACCTATGTCGAGACCGTGACCGTGAACAAACGCCTCACCCTCAGGGGCGACGCGGGCGCGACGGTGAATGGCAGCATCAAGATCACCGCCGCCGGTACGACGGTCGAGGGCCTCACTGTGAAGAGGGCCGGTTCCACGGCCATCGAGATCTATGGGGCCGACACCGTGGTGCGGGGGTGCACGGTCTCCAGCGGGTACGACGGGATCTCTATCGAATCCGCGACGAACTGCACCGTGGAGGGGTGCACGCTGGGCGGCACTATCCCTGGCAGCGGTATCTATCTCTCCTCCGCAGGCGGGTCACAGATCCTGGACAACCAGGTGACCGGATGCGGGAGTCCCGGGATCATGTTCTATGGCGATTGCCCCGACTGCATCATCTCCGGGAACTCCGTCCAGGACTGCAGTGGTGCAGGCATTCAACTCCAGTCCGGGTGCCAGGGCTCTGTTGTCGTCGCCAATACCGTGTCCAACAACAGTGGTGGTTTCATGATCTACGGATGCACCGGCACGACCACTGTCCTGAGAGACAACGTCGTCCAGAAAGATAGATTCATAGCAGTCCAGCTGGAGAGTCTGGACTCCGTCATAGTCGAGAATGTCACGGTCAGGGACGGGAAATTTGGCTTTATCCTCTTCGATGTTGAGAATATCACGCTCACCAACAGCACCGTCACCGGAACCGGAGACCCCGGACTTTGTGCCAGATCTGCCGTAACAAATTCCCTCATCGCAAACAACCTCTTCAACAACACACAGAACCTTGATATCAGGTCAGGTACCGACATGACCGACACCCGCTGGAACACGACGAAGACCTTCGGGAAAAACATCCACGGCGGCCCCTTCCTCGGCGGGAACTACTGGCTGACGCCTGACGGCACCGGGTTCTCGGAGACCCACGAAGACCGCAACGGCGACGGGATCTGTGACGAGGGCTACGACCTCGGGGCGGGGTGTATCGACCACCTCCCGCTCCACACCTGCATCCCGACCGCGAACTTCACCGCCGTTCCGGCCGGCGGCAGCACCCCGCTCACCGTGCAGTTCGCCGACACGTCGTACGGCGTCCCCTTCCTCTCCCGCTCATGGGACTTCGGGGACAACAGTCCCCTGGTCGACCACACCCGCCCCTCCCACACCTTCTCGACCAACGGCACCCACCAGGTCACCCTGACGGTCACGAACGCCTTCGGGAGCGACACGATGACGAAGACGGTCGTCGCCCTCGACCCGCCGAAGGCCGTCGTCTCCGCAAACCCGACCGAAGGGAACGCCCCGCTGACCGTGCGGTTCACCGACGCCTCGACCGGGTGCGTCTTCGAGCGCCTCTGGACGTTCGACGACAACGGTGCGACCTCGACCGATGCGACGCTCCCGCACACCTTCGAGAACGCCGGCACCTACAATGTCACCCTCAACGTGAGCAACACCTACGCCTCCAACGAGACGACGGTGAAGGTCGTCGTGCACACCGCGCCGAAGGCGGACTTCACCTTCACGCCGACAGCAGGTCTTGCCCCCCTCTCCGTGACCTTCAACGATACCTCGACCGGCGACGTCGACACCTGGGAGTGGGACTTTGGGGACGGCACGAACGCCATGGGGCGGCAGCATGTCCATACGTACAGGGATGCCGGGAACTACACCGTCACCCTGACGGCATCCAACGCTTTCGGCTCCGACACCGCCACGGCGTCTGTCCGGACCTTCGAGGCCCCCGCGGCCAACTTCACCGTCAACCCCGCCGGAGGATACGCCCCGCTCACCGTCTCTTTCACCGACACGTCGACCGGCGACGTCACCGGCTGGAGATGGGACTTCGGCGACGGTTCGACCTCGACAGAAGAGCACCCGTCCCACACCTACGCGTCGGCCGGGACGTACACCGTCTCCCTGATGGTCAGCAACCCGTACGCCTCGAACACGACGGTGCAGAAGAACTGCATCATGGTTGAGGCGCCGGCCGTGAGCGGCGGCGGGGGAGGCGGTCATTCTGATGCCTCGGCCGGTGCGGCAAGCAACATCCCTGCCGGCGGTCACACGTCCTTCGGCGTCCGGAATTCCGCGATCTATGAGGTCGGGGTGACGGCCGGCGAGAGGATCCCCGAGATTCTGGTCACTGTGGAGAGGAAGGGACTTCCTGCGGGCGCGGATGCCCCGGCCGCCGCGGTCTACGAATACGACGAAGTGACGCTGTACCGCACCCCCGACGCCGCCCTTGCTGGAGCTTCCCTGAACTTCACCGTCCCGAAGGCATGGCTGGAGGCGCGGGGCTGTGCGCCGGAAGACGTGGTGCTGTACAGATACCACGGCGGTGCCTGGCAGGCCCTCACGACCTCGATAGTCAGTGAAGACGAGTCTTGCTACTCCTTCGTCGCCGAAAGCCCCGGTTTCTCCCTCTTCGCGATCGGGGTGAACACCCCGGCGCCCGAACCGACGGTGACACCTGCGGAGACCCTGACCGCTCACCCGGAGACGACCGGAGTGGCGGAAACGCCGACTGCACCGCAGCAGAGCCCGCTTCCCGCAGGTCTTGTGGTTCTCGGTCTTTGTGCCGCCCTCCTCTTCCTGCGGCGGCGGTGA
- the thiL gene encoding thiamine-phosphate kinase, which translates to MDERGLIRAVSSLLPEGATADDCAVLRHGGECLVLSTDMLHETTDFPVGMTDAEIGWMAAAVTISDIAGMGARPLALLLATGLDRPERLAGITEGAARCCRTYGASLVGGDTDAHTELTLVSTGLGTAEKVVGRRGAVPGDLVCVTGYLGGAQAALSGYDAYWERLIAPQPRVAEGIALNAAGATAMMDISDGLAMSLHDMLGVNDCGFAVETARLPLPAGISEAEGREFALFGGGDFELLFTIPPEKFPVAGVEATAIGRVVAEHGVFADGTPLPAEGYMHRWAEEG; encoded by the coding sequence ATGGATGAACGCGGGTTGATCAGGGCCGTCTCCTCTCTCCTTCCCGAGGGTGCGACGGCAGACGACTGTGCGGTGCTCAGGCACGGTGGGGAGTGCCTTGTCCTCTCGACCGACATGCTCCACGAGACGACAGACTTCCCTGTCGGGATGACGGACGCGGAGATCGGGTGGATGGCGGCGGCGGTGACGATCTCCGACATCGCGGGGATGGGTGCGCGGCCTCTCGCCCTCCTCCTTGCCACCGGCCTCGACCGTCCGGAGCGCCTTGCCGGGATCACGGAGGGGGCGGCACGCTGCTGCCGCACCTATGGCGCCTCTCTCGTCGGCGGAGACACCGACGCCCACACCGAACTGACGCTCGTCTCCACCGGCCTCGGCACGGCGGAGAAGGTGGTAGGGCGGCGGGGTGCCGTGCCCGGCGACCTGGTCTGCGTCACGGGGTACCTCGGGGGGGCGCAAGCGGCGCTCTCCGGTTACGACGCCTACTGGGAGAGGTTGATCGCCCCGCAGCCCCGCGTCGCCGAGGGCATCGCCCTCAATGCCGCGGGGGCGACGGCGATGATGGACATCTCCGACGGCCTTGCGATGTCCCTCCACGACATGCTCGGGGTGAATGACTGCGGTTTCGCGGTGGAGACGGCCCGTCTCCCCCTCCCCGCGGGTATCTCTGAGGCCGAGGGGAGGGAGTTCGCGCTCTTTGGCGGCGGCGACTTCGAACTCCTCTTCACCATCCCGCCCGAAAAGTTCCCTGTGGCAGGGGTGGAGGCGACGGCCATCGGCCGGGTCGTGGCGGAGCATGGCGTCTTTGCCGACGGCACGCCCCTCCCGGCAGAGGGCTACATGCACAGGTGGGCGGAGGAGGGATAG